Proteins encoded in a region of the Acomys russatus chromosome 14, mAcoRus1.1, whole genome shotgun sequence genome:
- the LOC127197966 gene encoding olfactory receptor 7G2-like — MELKNQTAVLEFHLLGLTDNHKLLPLIFTMFLSMYLTTVLGNLLIIMAISSGSQLHTPMYFFLSILSINDICYSTVTIPKMLVNIQALDNSISYIECLSQTCFVSIFSDMENFLLAVMAYDRYVAICKPLRYTIIMTPIFCVLIILISIFLSIVDSLLHSLMVLRLSFCTDLEIPHFFCELARVIKLACSSTFLNNFLIFVAAFVLGGGPICGIAFSYIYIVYSVLRMPSSGGKHKAFSTCASHLLVVSLFYGTGFGVYISSTVTDSLSNTAVASIMYTVVPPLLNPFIYSLRNREMKESLRKLVGRVIYFV, encoded by the coding sequence ATGGAACTGAAAAACCAAACAGCAGTTTTAGAATTCCATCTGCTTGGACTGACAGACAATCACAAGCTTCTGCCTCTCATCTTCACCATGTTCCTCTCCATGTATCTCACCACGGTTCTGGGAAACCTGCTTATCATCATGGCCATCAGCTCAGGCTCCCAACTGCACACtcccatgtatttcttcctctctATTCTATCCATTAATGACATATGTTACAGCACAGTCACAATTCCCAAAATGCTGGTGAACATCCAAGCACTGGACAACAGCATAAGTTACATAGAATGTCTCTCCCAAACCtgctttgtttcaatttttagTGACATGGAAAATTTTCTCCTGGcagtgatggcctatgaccgctatgtggccatttGCAAACCCCTGAGGTACACGATCATCATGACTCCTATTTTCTGTGTCCTGATTATTCTAATCTCCATTTTCCTTAGCATTGTAGATTCCCTACTGCACAGTCTGATGGTGTTGAGGCTTTCCTTCTGCACAGACCTAGAAATCCCACACTTCTTCTGTGAACTGGCTCGGGTTATCAAGCTTGCTTGTTCTAGTACATTTCTTAATAATTTCTTGATATTTGTTGCAGCTTTTGTCCTTGGGGGTGGTCCTATCTGTGGAATtgctttttcatatatttacattgtgTACTCAGTCTTGAGAATGCCATCTTCTGGAGGAAAGCACAAAGCCTTTTCTACTTGTGCATCACATCTGTTGGTTGTTTCCTTGTTCTATGGAACAGGTTTTGGAGTGTACATCAGTTCTACAGTGACAGATTCTCTCAGTAATACAGCAGTGGCTTCCATAATGTATACTGTGGTTCCTCCATTGCTCAACCCCTTTATCTATAGTCtcagaaatagagaaatgaaagaatCCTTGAGGAAACTTGTTGGCAgagtaatttattttgtgtga